The Numenius arquata chromosome 11, bNumArq3.hap1.1, whole genome shotgun sequence genomic interval AGCCACAGCGCATCCATGGCATCTCACAGGGTACCAAATCTGTACCATAACTGCGTTGTAGACAAGAGACAGCCATTTTCTCAGCAGGCATGAAACTGGACTTGTCACAGAGCACCTGGGAAGTCCAGACACTGTTTCTGGCTCTTATTAACAGAGAACAACAAGAGACTCAGcttttcaggagaagaaaaagtttCTTCCCTTTCCACACCCTCCTCACCCAGGAACAACTCTGGCTGCTAAGGCTCTCAGCAAAAGTCACCATTTGGCAAAGTCCAATGGAACCACAGCTTTGCTGAGCCACCTGCAGAATATCTCTTGACCTTTTTTTACTCTGGGAAGCCCATCAGCTCTGCCCCAAGCTCACCGTCAGTGACTGTGTGAAGTGGAATCGCCGCTCCACTCTGGAATCATTAGGCAGCTTGAAAATGATCTTAACGCTCTCTGGGTCATCGGGATGTGGTTCGGGAGGAAGGCATTCGGACTTtcgctccttctcctcctgcagtgTCTGCAAAGAAAGGAGGGAGCAGGAGCAAGGGGCACACACTGGACTGACCTTTATGCTTGCCCCCTGCAGCACAGCTGCTCCAGGAGGCCTGGGGGACACTCAAACCCCAAGCAGCTCCAATCCGATGAGAAAGCCCTACTGCTTCTATACAACCTGAGCCTCCGGGAGGACACACCAGGCTCTCCAGCAGTCTGTTTGCTCTCACCTGTCGCCGTCTCTCCTCTGCTAGTTTTTGCTGCtgcacttcctcctccttcttcttcttcctctcccgtTCCTCCTTCTTCTTACGTTCTTTTTCCTGGTCCGCGCGTAAGGATGCCAGATATGcctcatcctgctgctgcctcaggaCTTGGGTTTGGTTCCTCTCTTCCCTGCAAATGTGAGCAGGGAGCAGTCAGGGCTAGCAGGCCCCAAAGTGAAGACCTGAGAGTGCAGGTACAGCCTCAAACTCATCATAGATCAGTTAACACCTCACCACCAGCTCCTAAAAGGCAAGCTGAGTCTCCACAGTCCCTAGCACACAAAGGGTTTCCCCAGGTTGAGTGGAAATGAACTGAACACAGAAGACTTCTCCTGCACTGCAGCTGGGTGAGAGCCACACAAGCAGTGCCCAAGATTTCTGCCTCATTCCTCAGACTCCTCACAGTTTTATCTCCTTCCTACAATTCCTTGTATATTTTAGAAACCAGAGGCATCAAAATGTGTTACTGGGTCCcctgcagaaatcacagaaccatagacttatttaggttggaaaggacctttaagatcatagagcTGAATTATTAGCCTAACACcaccaagttcaccactaaaccatgtccctcagcaccacatctagaagtctttcaaatacctccagggacagtgactcaactacttcctgggcagcctgttccaatgcttgatgacccttttggtaaagaaattttccctaatatccaatctaaagctcccctggtgcaacttgaggccatttccactTGTCCTAtctgttacttaggagaagagactgaccctcacctcacaaccacctcctttcaggtagttgtaagaacagtaaggtctcccctcagcctccttttgtccagactaaacaaccgccattccctcagctgctccacaTAAGAGTCATTAtttagacccttcaccagcttcattggccTTCTCTGggctcgctccagcacctcaatgtctcttgtgtagtgaggggtccaaaaccAGACATTATATTTGAGGTACAGTCCCACCAGtactgagtacaggggcacagaGGAGGGGCAGGCAGAAGACTAGAAGGTGGCATTCTACTTTGGACACAGCCTGCGTGTCCCTATAGAGCTCATGCTCACAAGGCACCACCAACACCACAGCTGGAATTCAGGAGAGCCAGCCCAGGCAGCAACACCTGCCCACCCACTGGCTGTAGACAccagctcctcctgcctgcaATGCCTCTGCTCCCACTTGGCTTCTCCTGGCTGTTGTCCAAGCTTTAcctgcagagctccagcacaCTACAGGTGTGCTCCACCTGCAGAAAACAGTAGAACACTCACACCCATCTCTTAGTAGTGGGCCTGTATGGACGACACATCCAGCTCCTTGGCTATAGGGTGGCCTGAATCTATGGACCAGCAATCCACTGGGAAGAGGAGAGCCCACTGGCTGAGGTACAGAACAGGAGATGCTGACCTACCTGCCTACATACAGTggctggaaggaggaaggggacagaGCAGAGCCTGCTTCCACAAGGTCTGCATTGCTGGAGCTCAGGTCCCATCATACCTTTCCAGGCGTTCAGACACCAGGTACGTCTGATTGGCATCCATGATGAACATCAGTTGATTAATGAGGTCATCAGCCTGGATGAGGCCTTCTAGCCGCCCAACTACTGTCATTCTGCGATCCTTCAGCATAATCACAGCCAGGAATGGGTATGTGTTCTCTCGCAGAGCCTGGGAGACTGGGAAACAGGCACAGACATCACCTTGACTTCCTCATCCAGAAGAGTGAGCAAGAGAGTACAGCACAAACCCTTTCCATCACCAACAGCCCAGGAAAGCAGCTTCCACAGCCACTGTCTCTTCCAAGCCAGAAAAGGCCTCAGGCCCCATTTTGTCAAACTAAACCCTACGAATTAGCAATGGGAGGAAACGGCTTGGAGCACagagactgaggggaaaaaaccccaagactaCAAATAACCAAAAAGGTTATTGAAATCAAGCAGGAAGTAATTTGCTTTGAATGTCCATTCAGAATAGGACAAAAAGCCCTGGGTTTAAACTGCAGGAAGTTAAACAGGTCAAGCACAGGGCAACACCTGCTAATATTAAGGATGACCAGACTCTGGAAGATACTGTCACGGGGAAGATGGCAGTGTCCTTCCTGGacatttcagaacaaaattaaattgtttctGCCAGCTCAAGACAGAAGCTTCAAGACAGGCTCTGTCTTGAAGCACAGAATGAAGCAGATCAAGGGCTTTTAAGTTACCATTCACCTGTGAACAAataccacctcctcctcctcaaggCATGCATAGCCTATCACACAAGTTGGAGCAGTCATTACCAAAGGAACCCTCCAAACTAAATCAGAACAACTCGTGGATTAAATGAAAGCCCATGAtctcttccagctctgctttctAGGCTGTGACTCCAAAGCATTGCAGCAATGAAACAGCAGTAAGTAAAAGGATGTCTCCTTAGAAAGCCATTCTTTCAAGGTGCTGGTAGCTGAACTATGAAGCCAGGAATGACCCCGATTTAGAACCGCAACTCCTGGCCTCTCCTGCCATGAAACAGGAAGGCACAGAAGAGACACAGGAGGCACAAACAGAACTTTGGGAAAAGCCCCGATTTGCAGCAAAACTCTACCAAAATGCTGACAGGTCAGGTATCAACAGCTCTGGAAAGACAGTACTTAAAAGACCTCGCTGTGGACTTTCAAGGAGAAAGGGACTGGGTGTGGAGTAAAGATGCCTGtctcagaaagggaaagaatgCACCTAACAAGTCACTCCTGGCCTCAGGCGTAATACAAACCAGCGTTAAGGGTACAGCTAGTTAGATACTTGTTTCTGCACTCAGTTTAATCCTCGGCACACACCCACCAACTCCCACTAACGAGGCACTAAAAGCAGCTTGAATGCCAGCAGCAAAGAGCACACAACTAGGAGTGCCCAGCAACACTTGGAACAGCAAAGGTTAAGAACAAAAGGTTATTTCTCTGGCATCCAAACAGGCCCTCCGAGATACCACATGAAAAACAACATGCATTTCCCCATGCAATCCCAAAATCTCTTGTCTCCTTGCACAAAAACCAACAGTGTGTTTCAAACACATAAGTTTGTCTCAGAGACAGGTAAAGGCCAAGAGGGACACACTCACCTCTGTATCCCTCCGGTTTATTGGTTGAACAAGCCCAGAAGAGCATTCTAGTGTTTATGAGGGTGATCACCTCGGGTACGCACAGTGTATTGCTAGGGGATGAGAAGAGATTGTGTGAATGAAGCTGTATTTAAAGTGCAAAGATAACTATTTGGAAAACTCTCCTACCTACCGGCAGAATTCATCTGTGTCTTGGTGGTCATCTCCATGAAGATAAACCAACAGGAAGCGCAGCTCCCGCTTGGCATCATTCAGTGCCTTGGCATAAGAGCAGAGGAAGTTAAGTTATAGGGTCTCTAGGCAAGGGGAAAGCAGCACCCACAAGACTTGCGTGACACAGTTCAACAACATTTACCCAGGCCATTACTCTGCCACTAGCACAGTTTTAATGAAGCAGCAGTGGAGGATGAACCTGTCAGACCTTCTGACTAAACCCTCATTTAGTTCTGTCCTTTCACATTCCTTTCAGGATGTGCCTCTGGAGAACACTGAACTCGGAGAGAAGCCAGGTAGGCAACTGCGCAGATTGACACCCCCCACTGCCCCGCCAGACTCAGCTGGCAGTGAAGAGCCCTCCTTCATCCCTTAGActcacagcagccaaggctgagctCTCCGCTCCAGCCAGCACAGGACACAATCTTCAGATCACATCAAATGAAAACACTACTAAAAAAAGATAACTCAAAAATGCTGCAggccccaacaaaaaaaaaaacaaaccaaaccaaaaaaaccaaccaaccaacaacaaaaccctttTTTGCATCTATGGTCTCTGGATTCCACCCACCCAAGAGCATTTCTTAACAAGACCACAGGATAAGCGCACAATAGGCTCCCTGTTTACTGGCACTGAGTTTTAGTGGCCTAACCATTCCGTGGTTGTTTTGAGTTTGGATTCCAGGCAAGACAGAGGGGCCCAGAAGAGCTGTGGAGGTGGCGAGCTCCATCGCTGTGCAGCATGGAGCAGAAACAGACTCCACATTCTTCTCTGGCACTCAGGAAGCAGTGCTGATCCAACTGTCTGCTGGGACACACTGCAGGAGGCCCTTCCCTTGGCTAGGCTGAGAGAAGCTGCAGAAGAGGCAGTACACATTGGGATGTCCCACTTTTACAGAGAGCACCATCAGCCCAGATCTAACATACAGAACTCTCACCTCCCATAATTTCTTCAGGGACTTCCTCTCTCAATTTTGAGGACCCACACCAAGTTCTGGACTTTCATTATAATACAAGCCCAGGCAATCAATCCCAATTTGGTGAACAGAAGGACAGATTCTGGCATACCACGTCAGTTTGTAAAAACAAAGGCAGGACTACAAAGAGTAGCTGTTGGCTACAGAGCCACACAGACGGTCGAGGAACAGTCAGAGCAGCTTTGCTTTCCAACTTTGCAGGCTTGGCATACCATCAAGCCTGGCAGTCACTGGTTTTCCAATACACTTGTTCACTAGCTCTCCATTACCCTGTTAAACAGTTTGGGGACAAACGCTGGGCTTTTCAATGAAAAGCCATTTTGCCACATAGGCCCTGGTACCATCTGGCAAAATCCCCACTCTCCATCTCCCCAGGATCTATGTACCAACATGTGACACTGACCTGGCTGTAAGTTCCCTGGTAGAAGACAGGGTGTATCCTCCCATATTTTTCCTCAAACAtatgaataaatgaaataatgtCACCCACTGGGTCAGTGACCCGACTACGAGGATCAGGGCGTATAAAACGCAGAGCAAACCTAGGAAGGAAGCAAAGGACACTGGAAATTCAGCTTACTGACTTTCTGAAGAACaggttttcttttccacagaCAGTCACTGGTattcataaagaggaaaaaagtcacagCTGAGACCCTTGAACATTTATAATCACAACCTGAACTGCCACCTGCTCCAAAGTGATACCATTACTACAGAAGACCCCCCCCAGTCAAATATTATCTCATGCCAGGCATCAGCAAGTATCTGAATTCTGCATGAATAAGTCTCAACTTCCTCTGAAGCATCAGGCATAAGCCAGACGAACAGTGTGAGGTTTGAAGAATTTAGTCAAAGACAGGCTGTTAGAAGCCACACAGTTTTGTCCAGATAActttgaaaactgcatttctgcTATTCCAAGACTAAGAATTCCAGAGtgcaaagcactgcagaaaaagaaCATTACACTAGGAGTCCAGTGAAGACAGAATAAACAGCCATTCCTCTGAGGCTGAAAAAACTTAACTGCAAGGCAGATATCAATGTTGTTTAGTTCTATGGATGCTTGTTTAGTTCTATAGATGCACTGAAGCCACACTGAACTTTGGAAAAGTCTTTAAGGAGGAAAAGCAATACAACAGGATAAACTGCCCAAACAACACAGGTGGCAGGACTGCTGGATATTTACCACCTTTCAACATTCCCTTTTCTCTCTATCAATGCTGTAAGGAGGCAAGATGAACTAGCCCTTTGGGGCAGTAAAGGGAAGTGAGACAACAGACaccaaggggaaaaaggagaggtgTTTCCAGTTTGGGTTTTGCCAGGTAATGTACAGGTATTAGGGCAGGTTAACCTGCAGCCCAGCACGATTCTGATCAAGCTGTTTGTCCAAGAATACCAGACAGTTTGACACTGTTTTGCATCCCTGTTGTGTGGCACTCAAACTGTAAAGCTGCATGGAGTTAGAACTCCAATTAAATATTTCACTTACAAGGCTGCAAGATGCTCTTTTTCTCTCCAATAAGATTTCTTACTAAACAGGGTAGGAACTTTACCAAGATACAGATAAAGCCAGTTcagcaaataaatgcaaaatctgCCATTAAAGACCCAAGTGACAGAGGTACAGCCAAATCTACACTAGAGCATGTCTTGATGCAGTCAATACATGAGTCAGCACAAAAAAATACTTACCTAAATATA includes:
- the FAF2 gene encoding FAS-associated factor 2; the encoded protein is MAAPEERELTAEQTEKLLQFQDLTGIESMDQCRHTLEQHNWNIEAAVQDRLNEQEGVPSVFNPPPSRPLQVNTADHRIYSYVVSRPQPRGLLGWGYYFIMLPFRFTYYTLLDIFRFALRFIRPDPRSRVTDPVGDIISFIHMFEEKYGRIHPVFYQGTYSQALNDAKRELRFLLVYLHGDDHQDTDEFCRNTLCVPEVITLINTRMLFWACSTNKPEGYRVSQALRENTYPFLAVIMLKDRRMTVVGRLEGLIQADDLINQLMFIMDANQTYLVSERLEREERNQTQVLRQQQDEAYLASLRADQEKERKKKEERERKKKKEEEVQQQKLAEERRRQTLQEEKERKSECLPPEPHPDDPESVKIIFKLPNDSRVERRFHFTQSLTVIHDFLFSLKESPEKFQIEANFPRRVLPCLPTEEWPNPPTLQEAGLSHTEVLFVQDLTDD